CAAGCACAGGGCTATGCACAGGTATTTACTGAATTAGAAAACTACTTGGCAGAGATTACCGGCTTTGCAGCCACATCATTACAACCAAACGCAGGTGCGCAAGGTGAGTATGCAGGTTTGTTGGTTATCCGCGAATACCTTATCAATAAAGGCGAAAGCCACCGTAACATCGCGTTGATTCCTGCTTCGGCACACGGTACTAACCCTGCCAGTGCTGTAATGGCCGGTATGAAGGTGATTGTAACCAAAACCGATGAAAACGGTAACATTGATGTACAAGACCTTCGTGAGAAAGCTGAAGCCAATAAAGACAACCTTGCTTGTTTGATGGTTACCTACCCAAGTACACACGGTGTGTTTGAAGAGACCATTAAAGAAATTACTGCCATTATCCACGGATTTGGCGGACAGGTATATATGGACGGTGCAAACATGAACGCCCAAGTGGGACTAACCAGCCCCGGTATGATTGGCGCGGACGTTTGTCACTTGAACTTGCACAAAACCTTCTGTATCCCTCACGGTGGCGGTGGCCCCGGTATGGGACCTATTTGTGTGGCCGAACACTTGAAACCATTTTTACCCGGCCATGCTGTGGTGAAAACCGGCGGTGATAAAGCCATTACAGCTGTTTCAGCAGCACCTTGGGGTAGTGCCAGCATTTTGTTGATTTCGTATTCTTATATCCGCATGATGGGCGGCGATGGCTTAACCAACGCTACCAAATGGGCGATATTTAACGCCAACTACATTGCCAAACGTTTGGAAGGCCACTACGATGTGCTTTACAAAGGCAAAAACGGACGTTGCGCCCACGAAATGATTTTGGATACCCGTCACTTTAAACAAACTTCAGGTGTTGAAGCAACTGATATTGCTAAACGTTTGATGGACTACGGCTACCACGCCCCTACCATGTCGTTCCCTGTGGCAAATACCATTATGGTTGAGCCTACTGAGAGCGAAACCAAAGCTGAGTTGGATAAATTTATCGACGCGATGATTCACATACGTCGCGAGATTATTGAAATTGAGGAAGGCACTGCCGACCGTAACGACAACGTATTGCACAACTCGCCACACACTGCCGAAGTAGTGATGGCCGATACTTGGAGCCATGCTTACACTCGCGAGAAGGCCGCATTCCCTACCTCGTGGGTGCGTCACGCTAAATTCTGGCCTGCGGTAAGCCGCGTAGATAATACCTACGGCGACCGTAACCTAATTTGCGCTTGTCCTCCGTTGGAAGACTACATGGCTGAGCCTGAAGCAGTGAGCATGAACTAAACCACGACAGGTTAAAACCTGCCGCTATTATTATTACCCTTTCAGTAAAGACTTAAGTCCTTACCGAAAGGGTAATTTGTTTTAGCACGGGGTTTCAACCCCGTACCTTACTAAGGAAATTACATTGTATTATCAGTTGGAAATCACCCCAACATACCCGCCACAAAGCCGGTACTCCATGCTGCCTGAAAATTAAACCCGCCCGTAATACCGTCAACGTCCAGCACCTCACCTGCAAAATATAAATTGGGTATTACGCGGCTTTGCAAGGTTTTCATATCCACATCGTCAAGACTGATGCCGCCTGCCGTTACAAACTCTTCTTTGAAGGTGGTTTTGCCTTGCACCGCATACTCATCGTTAAACAAGGTATTTACCAAACGGTTAAAATCCTGCTTACCCATATTGGCCCATTGCAACGTAGGGGCTATACCCAACCTATGCAAAAAGAAATCCCACAGACGGCGCGGCAATTCATAAGGTGCTAATGTGCCCACCTGTTTCAGCTTGTGTGTTGTTCTAAACTCAGTGAGGTAATTCCGTACCTCGTCCTCGTTCTTCGCCTCGTGCCAGTTTACCGATAGCGTGCATTTGTAGTCCTGCTCAGCCATCCAACGTGCCCCCCACGCCGAAAGTTTAAGCACCGCCGGGCCGCTCATGCCCCAATGGGTAATTAATAAAGGGCCTGTATAACTAAACTTAGTCGCATTTATACGCACCCTTGCATTAGGCACGCTCACCCCCATTAGCTGTGTAACGGGGTTTTTAGGCATATTAAACGTAAACAACGAGGGGACAGGCGTTTCTACCCTGTGCCCTAACTCCTTCAACCATTGCAGGCCGCTTTCTTTAGGGCTTCCACCCGTGGCTACAATCAGCTTTTCAGTGATTAGGTGGTCGTTATTAGTGGTTAACGTGAATCCGTTTTCTATCGGGGTTATTTTATCAATACCCGTATTGGTGAGTATCTCAATTTTTAGTCGGCGGGTTTCAGCCATCAGGCAATCAATAATTGTTTGCGAGTCATCCGTTACCGGGAACATCCTGCCGTCGGCCTCCGCTTTCAGTTTCACTCCGCGTACCTCGTACCACTCAATCGTATCTTTCACGGCAAAGCGGCTAAACACCTGCCGCAGCTCCTTCTCTCCGCGCGGGTAATGGCTGCTTAATTTCTTCGTATCAAAACAGTGGTGGGTAACGTTGCACCTGCCCCCGCCCGATATTTTCACCTTGGCCAGCAGCTTATTGGTTTTTTCTACAATGGCAACCTTGGCATCGGGATGGTGGTATTTTGCAGAAATAGCTGCAAAAAAACCTGCCGCACCACCGCCTATCACAATTACATCGTATTTTGTACCCTGAACTGCCACGTTAAAATTTTTTACAAATGTGCACGTTTACCCATAAAGCATGAAATTAGTTTTATCCCTGTTCTCCTTATTTTTATCGGCAGCACTGTTTGGGCAACTCTCAGAGCAACATTACCCCAACGGAAACCTGCAATGGCGAGGACAGTATAAAACGTACAGGGTAAAAATTACATTTGGTTACGACATCACAAAAGTGAAAAACGGTACTTGGGAGTATTTTTATGAAGACGGTAACCCCGCCCTTACCTCCCACTACAAAGCAAAAAAGAAGGGGGCTATACCCAAGGGAGTTTGGGAATACTACAGCACCGACGGTGAGTTGCTGAAAAAAGAAACCTACAAACACGGCGACCTTACCCACGAGGAGTTTTTTACCACAGGATTATACAAATACACCACCGACAGTTTTAGGCTGGTGCAGTTGCGACCCGATACCATGCTGGTAATAAAATACCTGCGTGGCGACCCCTACAGCGATTTGCTGGTGAACAACGGCAAAGGAGTTTATACCTTCCCTAAACGACTGAACGATGAACGCTTGGCGTATGAAACGCCTGCCCTTGCCGACGATGGTTTTACGTTAAAAGATACGGGCGCAAACATTATTGGCAACTACAGCTTTGAGCTTTGCAAAGACGACGGGTATTTTGATAATGAAATTCGCGGGGTGGCCGATACTTTCATTCATCATTGGTATGTGGCTACGGGCACACCGGATTATTTCAGGGGGATGAAAAATGCAGCCCGCACGGGCGATAAGTTTTGCGGTATCCGTATCTACAGCCGCTCAGAATACCTTGAGTACATGGAAAACCAATTTAAACAGCCCTTGCAGGCAGGCCGAAAATACTGCACGCGGGCGTTTTTCAGGCTGCTGCCCGGTGCAGGATTGGCCACTGATGCCATTGGTTTTAGGTTTGATTCTACGCTGCTCAAATTTTACTACCGTGCCGCAGTATTGCCCATGCCCGATATTATCAACAAACCGGGGCAAATGCTGACGGAGAAAAAGCGTTGGATGCAATTAACAGGACTTTATACGGCTAAGGGTGGTGAACGCTACTTAACCATTGGCGGGTTTAAGGCGTTGGGAGCGCAAAATGCCAAACAAGTGAATGAGAACGAAAAACAGGAAGCCTATTATGTAATTGATGATATTTACGTGTGGGAGGTGGAAAAAGAGAGCGATTGCCCCTGCAATGCTTATACGGTGCCCGATAGTTTAAAAACACAGCCTAAAATAGTTACTACCCGAAAAGACACTACCCAATACACGGTAGGAAAAACTTTTGTGCTAAAGAATATCTTTTTTGATACCGACAAAGCAGAACTATTACCCAAATCGTTTGTGGCGTTAGATTCGCTGGCAACGTTGCTATATGAATATCCTACAATGGAGATAGAAATATCAGGTCATACCGACAGTATGGGCAGCAACGAGCGCAACGTGGTGTTATCATTAGAACGTGCCCAAGCAGTAGTTGAATACTTGAAAGAATGGGGCGTAGAGTCGCACCGACTCACCTTTGCGGGGTATGCCTCTACCCGACCCATTGATACCAAC
Above is a window of Bacteroidota bacterium DNA encoding:
- a CDS encoding NAD(P)/FAD-dependent oxidoreductase, with translation MAVQGTKYDVIVIGGGAAGFFAAISAKYHHPDAKVAIVEKTNKLLAKVKISGGGRCNVTHHCFDTKKLSSHYPRGEKELRQVFSRFAVKDTIEWYEVRGVKLKAEADGRMFPVTDDSQTIIDCLMAETRRLKIEILTNTGIDKITPIENGFTLTTNNDHLITEKLIVATGGSPKESGLQWLKELGHRVETPVPSLFTFNMPKNPVTQLMGVSVPNARVRINATKFSYTGPLLITHWGMSGPAVLKLSAWGARWMAEQDYKCTLSVNWHEAKNEDEVRNYLTEFRTTHKLKQVGTLAPYELPRRLWDFFLHRLGIAPTLQWANMGKQDFNRLVNTLFNDEYAVQGKTTFKEEFVTAGGISLDDVDMKTLQSRVIPNLYFAGEVLDVDGITGGFNFQAAWSTGFVAGMLG
- a CDS encoding OmpA family protein, giving the protein MKLVLSLFSLFLSAALFGQLSEQHYPNGNLQWRGQYKTYRVKITFGYDITKVKNGTWEYFYEDGNPALTSHYKAKKKGAIPKGVWEYYSTDGELLKKETYKHGDLTHEEFFTTGLYKYTTDSFRLVQLRPDTMLVIKYLRGDPYSDLLVNNGKGVYTFPKRLNDERLAYETPALADDGFTLKDTGANIIGNYSFELCKDDGYFDNEIRGVADTFIHHWYVATGTPDYFRGMKNAARTGDKFCGIRIYSRSEYLEYMENQFKQPLQAGRKYCTRAFFRLLPGAGLATDAIGFRFDSTLLKFYYRAAVLPMPDIINKPGQMLTEKKRWMQLTGLYTAKGGERYLTIGGFKALGAQNAKQVNENEKQEAYYVIDDIYVWEVEKESDCPCNAYTVPDSLKTQPKIVTTRKDTTQYTVGKTFVLKNIFFDTDKAELLPKSFVALDSLATLLYEYPTMEIEISGHTDSMGSNERNVVLSLERAQAVVEYLKEWGVESHRLTFAGYASTRPIDTNQTEAGRQNNRRVEFRVIKM
- a CDS encoding aminotransferase class V-fold PLP-dependent enzyme, whose amino-acid sequence is QAQGYAQVFTELENYLAEITGFAATSLQPNAGAQGEYAGLLVIREYLINKGESHRNIALIPASAHGTNPASAVMAGMKVIVTKTDENGNIDVQDLREKAEANKDNLACLMVTYPSTHGVFEETIKEITAIIHGFGGQVYMDGANMNAQVGLTSPGMIGADVCHLNLHKTFCIPHGGGGPGMGPICVAEHLKPFLPGHAVVKTGGDKAITAVSAAPWGSASILLISYSYIRMMGGDGLTNATKWAIFNANYIAKRLEGHYDVLYKGKNGRCAHEMILDTRHFKQTSGVEATDIAKRLMDYGYHAPTMSFPVANTIMVEPTESETKAELDKFIDAMIHIRREIIEIEEGTADRNDNVLHNSPHTAEVVMADTWSHAYTREKAAFPTSWVRHAKFWPAVSRVDNTYGDRNLICACPPLEDYMAEPEAVSMN